One window from the genome of Pseudonocardia hierapolitana encodes:
- a CDS encoding dynamin family protein, translating to MTAVAGGIGPADLLAVDRLRERLAAEARRVQRDDLIRLLDDLPALDEAGSMRVVVVGETKRGKSMLLNTLIGRPHLSPVGVDVTTSCWMEVAYGEREEAEVAIANPASPGEPIRRLCELHEVERYVALAEVTEPVIGVQVRVPSPVLRGLTIVDTPGVGGLEAGHSRTTLAVLRTADALLFVCDSKQPVSEPEIAFLAEAARRVPTVVVAVTKCDINPEFEEIVEATREIVAGTPGLESAPVLPVASPLADRATELADARRAQRMLEISGIPPLLDNLRRCSAAGAAAVRFENAARVLAEVCRALRGRSDKVLDLLEGNADRERDVQADIVALRKVLDDAPRLRVVVHQSLDRLHHEPAEAFDVAIEELRRRYHSLAEKGSAALLPNLASRLIGDMTAAAVAALAQTARHCTRIVADLMRQLGGADRWPVTSTTAPAGFAIGLEPPDPSTRQDGVDLPAAADLFTNLVQIFAGPIVASAAIGGPAAVAVSMVLAVGVGWVKAKSGAEQERRASLAAWVDDAAADARARFRREIDSRVREAERRVARVLPALVAAREAELTRLSDELRRVRSDAAEFGAALEERRAVAEGLRDVEREVGALVSRAQEVRRA from the coding sequence GTGACGGCCGTCGCCGGCGGCATCGGGCCTGCGGACCTGCTGGCCGTCGATCGCCTCCGGGAGCGGCTCGCCGCGGAGGCGCGCCGCGTTCAGCGCGACGACCTGATCCGGCTCCTCGACGACCTTCCTGCACTCGACGAGGCGGGATCGATGCGGGTCGTCGTGGTCGGTGAGACCAAACGCGGCAAGTCGATGCTGCTGAACACGCTCATCGGACGTCCGCATCTGAGCCCGGTCGGCGTCGACGTCACCACGTCGTGCTGGATGGAGGTCGCGTACGGCGAGCGGGAGGAGGCCGAGGTCGCCATCGCCAACCCCGCGTCCCCCGGCGAACCGATCCGTCGCCTGTGCGAGCTCCACGAGGTGGAGCGCTACGTGGCGCTGGCCGAGGTGACCGAGCCGGTGATCGGTGTCCAGGTGCGTGTCCCGTCGCCGGTGCTGCGCGGTCTCACCATCGTGGACACGCCCGGGGTCGGGGGCCTCGAGGCCGGGCACTCCCGCACGACGCTCGCGGTTCTCCGGACCGCCGACGCCCTCCTCTTCGTGTGCGACTCCAAGCAGCCCGTGTCGGAACCGGAGATCGCCTTCCTCGCCGAGGCGGCGCGTCGGGTACCGACGGTCGTGGTCGCCGTGACGAAATGCGACATCAATCCCGAGTTCGAGGAAATCGTCGAAGCGACTCGGGAGATCGTCGCGGGCACGCCGGGACTGGAGTCCGCACCGGTCCTCCCGGTGGCCTCCCCACTCGCTGATCGCGCGACGGAATTGGCGGACGCCCGGCGGGCGCAGCGGATGCTGGAGATCTCGGGGATTCCCCCGCTGCTCGACAACCTGCGTCGGTGCAGCGCAGCCGGTGCAGCCGCGGTGCGCTTCGAGAACGCGGCGCGGGTGCTCGCGGAGGTGTGCCGCGCGCTGCGGGGCCGTTCCGACAAGGTCCTCGACCTCCTCGAGGGCAACGCGGATCGCGAGCGCGACGTGCAGGCCGACATCGTGGCCTTGAGGAAGGTCCTCGACGACGCCCCCCGGCTCCGCGTGGTCGTCCACCAGAGCCTCGACCGGCTCCACCACGAACCGGCGGAGGCGTTCGACGTGGCGATCGAGGAGCTGCGCAGGCGGTACCACTCCCTCGCCGAGAAGGGTTCGGCAGCACTTCTGCCGAATCTCGCGTCCCGCCTCATCGGTGACATGACGGCCGCCGCGGTCGCCGCGCTCGCACAGACCGCCCGGCACTGCACGCGGATCGTCGCCGACCTCATGCGGCAGCTCGGCGGGGCGGACCGGTGGCCGGTCACGTCGACGACCGCACCCGCCGGGTTCGCCATCGGGTTGGAGCCGCCGGACCCGTCGACCCGCCAGGACGGCGTCGACCTGCCCGCGGCGGCGGACCTCTTCACGAACCTCGTGCAGATCTTCGCCGGGCCGATTGTCGCCAGCGCGGCCATCGGGGGCCCCGCGGCGGTCGCGGTGAGCATGGTGCTCGCCGTGGGTGTCGGATGGGTGAAGGCGAAGAGCGGCGCCGAGCAGGAGCGGCGGGCAAGCCTCGCCGCATGGGTCGACGACGCCGCCGCGGACGCGCGCGCGAGGTTCCGGCGTGAGATCGACTCCCGGGTCCGGGAAGCAGAGCGTCGCGTCGCCCGGGTCCTCCCCGCGCTCGTCGCCGCGCGCGAGGCGGAACTCACCCGGCTGTCCGACGAGCTCAGGCGGGTCAGGTCCGACGCAGCGGAATTCGGGGCCGCACTGGAGGAGCGTCGCGCCGTGGCAGAAGGTCTGCGGGACGTCGAGCGTGAGGTCGGCGCCCTGGTGTCGCGGGCGCAGGAGGTGCGCCGTGCCTGA
- the grpE gene encoding nucleotide exchange factor GrpE: protein MTAVTVLTGLLACFVALLVSEASSPSGVPAQIAHPADPPAVVTPPPPDPRLAQRDKAVRELAELVGRLPPEYAWQAANVLRSAGVQQILADGKAFDPEIHSAVGTEPTSEAALHDVVARTVKPGWADRERVVVPARVVVYVDTSQSEVLP, encoded by the coding sequence GTGACGGCCGTGACCGTGTTGACCGGGCTTCTCGCGTGCTTCGTTGCTCTGCTGGTGTCGGAGGCCTCATCGCCATCCGGCGTCCCCGCCCAGATCGCACATCCCGCGGACCCACCGGCCGTCGTGACCCCGCCGCCGCCCGACCCCAGGCTCGCCCAGCGGGACAAGGCGGTGCGCGAGCTCGCCGAGCTCGTCGGCAGGCTCCCACCGGAGTACGCGTGGCAGGCGGCGAACGTGCTCAGATCGGCGGGCGTCCAGCAGATCCTGGCCGATGGCAAGGCATTCGACCCCGAGATCCATTCCGCCGTCGGCACCGAACCGACCTCGGAGGCTGCCCTCCACGATGTCGTGGCGCGCACCGTCAAGCCGGGATGGGCCGATCGCGAGCGGGTCGTCGTGCCGGCCCGGGTCGTCGTGTACGTCGACACGTCCCAGTCGGAGGTGCTGCCGTGA
- a CDS encoding DoxX family protein translates to MTTVNAPGVRVARDLVLLLARIGLGIIMIAHAKLMWDFGGGSLAGVGGLFTQSGVPLPSITGPANVLFEFVGGVAMIIGLGVPIVGVLMALNMVGAWVLVHTAPLFSMDHNGPELVITLALLSLVLAVIGSGRFGVDHLIIARRRAGAARV, encoded by the coding sequence ATGACGACCGTCAACGCCCCGGGTGTCCGGGTGGCTCGTGACCTCGTACTCCTCCTGGCCCGGATCGGCCTCGGCATCATCATGATCGCGCACGCCAAGCTCATGTGGGACTTCGGCGGCGGGAGCCTGGCCGGGGTCGGTGGGCTCTTCACGCAGTCCGGCGTGCCACTGCCCTCGATCACAGGGCCGGCGAACGTCCTCTTCGAGTTCGTCGGCGGCGTCGCGATGATCATCGGCCTCGGTGTACCGATCGTCGGCGTCCTGATGGCGCTGAACATGGTGGGTGCCTGGGTGCTGGTGCACACGGCCCCCCTGTTCTCCATGGATCACAACGGGCCGGAGCTGGTCATCACGCTCGCGCTGCTCAGCCTCGTCCTCGCCGTGATCGGCTCCGGCCGGTTCGGCGTCGACCACCTGATCATCGCCCGCCGGAGGGCCGGGGCCGCACGGGTCTGA
- a CDS encoding DUF6777 domain-containing protein: protein MKINRGVGSLLVTAVVLVVASSAVTWIASTNTGETVQVEAANSPGAVPAFIPRAGTAATPRRPLHTAGHVVSGDAPGLYGGVEANSCDVAAMQAFLRTHPDHAAAWAAALMIEPSQIDEHFASLTPVSLQTDTAVTNHGFDSGAATPIQSVLQAGTAVLVDAVGLPRVRCYCGNPLQTPASRRNPRYVGVRWDGFDAQSVTQIATASTVIQQFVIVEREPDGAISKVVNRPRATTGDRDSAVDPILALTLRSSLQGGGIGSGQLPPNPGSSSAPSSPDPVGPTSSAIPGPPESSTAAPVESSSAPTPTPTPGTTSAAPASSEIPDPQTSVIPEPESPATTEPDEPATTEPDEPVTPEPDEPARPEPDEPVTPEPDDQTDVDSPEPEVDERETEEGDSGREEGDDEGDGGPDEGDTGGDG from the coding sequence ATGAAGATCAACCGGGGGGTGGGCTCCCTGCTCGTCACCGCGGTGGTGCTCGTCGTGGCGTCCTCCGCGGTGACCTGGATCGCGAGCACCAACACCGGCGAGACGGTCCAGGTGGAGGCCGCCAACTCGCCCGGAGCGGTCCCCGCGTTCATCCCCCGGGCCGGAACCGCTGCCACACCTCGGCGGCCACTGCACACCGCCGGGCACGTGGTGTCCGGCGACGCGCCCGGTCTCTACGGTGGGGTGGAGGCGAACTCCTGCGACGTCGCCGCCATGCAGGCGTTCCTGCGGACGCACCCGGATCACGCCGCCGCCTGGGCGGCGGCCCTGATGATCGAGCCGTCCCAGATCGACGAGCACTTCGCATCTCTGACCCCGGTCAGCCTGCAGACCGATACAGCAGTGACGAACCACGGCTTCGACAGCGGCGCAGCGACCCCGATCCAGAGCGTTCTGCAGGCAGGCACCGCCGTCCTGGTCGACGCGGTCGGGCTTCCCCGCGTGCGCTGCTACTGCGGGAATCCGCTCCAGACGCCGGCATCGCGCCGGAACCCCCGGTACGTGGGTGTCCGATGGGACGGCTTCGACGCGCAGTCGGTAACTCAGATCGCGACGGCTTCGACGGTGATCCAGCAGTTCGTCATCGTCGAGCGGGAGCCCGACGGGGCGATCTCGAAGGTCGTCAACCGGCCCCGGGCGACGACGGGAGACAGGGACAGCGCCGTCGATCCCATCCTCGCCCTGACGCTTCGTTCGAGCCTCCAGGGCGGGGGGATCGGATCTGGCCAACTGCCTCCGAACCCCGGGTCGTCGAGCGCCCCGAGTTCGCCGGATCCGGTGGGCCCGACGAGCTCCGCCATACCCGGACCTCCTGAATCGTCGACAGCCGCTCCCGTCGAGTCCTCGAGCGCGCCGACTCCGACTCCGACTCCGGGCACCACATCAGCTGCTCCTGCGAGCAGCGAGATCCCCGACCCGCAGACATCGGTGATCCCCGAGCCCGAGAGCCCTGCGACGACCGAGCCGGACGAACCTGCGACGACGGAGCCGGACGAACCGGTGACGCCCGAGCCTGACGAACCTGCGAGGCCGGAGCCGGACGAACCCGTGACGCCCGAGCCGGACGACCAGACGGACGTGGACAGCCCCGAGCCGGAGGTGGACGAGCGGGAGACGGAGGAGGGTGACAGCGGTCGCGAGGAGGGCGACGACGAGGGCGACGGCGGGCCCGACGAGGGCGACACGGGCGGAGACGGGTGA
- a CDS encoding dynamin family protein — MPPGPGPLTAAVVDLAAIAERSYDPRLAEVGRRCLDRLRIPLSIALVGRVSTGKSTLLNALLGRKMAPTDGRECTQIVYVFRYDPHTTATLVSRAGSERTTVDLDDRSRLPADFDLPASEISYIDVTMPLPLLEEVTLLDTPGLASAETQNSAATERMLHDTEESAARADALLFCVNGPIREDEAAAVRAFSGSRGAKRLSGATAIGILTRADQVAQDPLSSWTAATGLARDMAARNTELFSTVVPVVGLLAETAETGALREPHARALGELARAWSPDVAHDALASPMMFREEGGPVEGPVRTELLDLLGQFGVGRMLDRIRSGTRPDVVSLTREAAAASGLAAMRTQIRRSLGSRSDVLKASGALEELMESAYDAGDRSLYDAAQSMLDRPEMFPLKVIGMGRQLATGEVKPPAGLVEQAWITVQTGLPRTTKAEASRAAAEWKRWAELTDSAGQRLARVMVRAWQLAAESKSGEGPP, encoded by the coding sequence ATGCCTCCTGGTCCAGGACCACTGACAGCAGCAGTCGTCGACCTCGCTGCCATAGCCGAGCGGTCATACGACCCGCGGCTGGCGGAGGTCGGTCGTCGATGCCTGGACCGGCTGCGGATCCCGCTGTCCATCGCGCTGGTCGGCCGCGTCTCCACTGGGAAGTCGACGCTGCTGAACGCGCTTCTCGGCAGGAAGATGGCGCCGACGGACGGGCGCGAGTGCACGCAGATCGTCTACGTGTTCCGGTACGACCCCCACACCACAGCCACGCTCGTCTCGCGAGCGGGATCGGAACGCACAACGGTCGATCTCGACGACCGATCGCGCCTTCCGGCGGATTTCGACCTCCCGGCCTCCGAGATCAGCTACATCGACGTGACGATGCCGCTGCCCCTCCTGGAGGAGGTGACCCTCCTTGACACACCCGGGCTGGCGTCCGCCGAGACCCAGAACTCGGCCGCAACCGAGCGGATGCTGCACGACACCGAGGAGTCCGCCGCCCGGGCGGACGCACTCCTGTTCTGCGTCAACGGCCCGATCAGGGAGGACGAGGCCGCCGCCGTACGCGCCTTCAGCGGTAGCCGCGGGGCGAAGCGACTCAGCGGAGCCACGGCGATCGGGATCCTGACCAGGGCGGATCAGGTGGCGCAGGATCCGCTGAGCTCGTGGACCGCCGCGACCGGCCTTGCTCGGGACATGGCTGCCCGGAACACCGAGCTGTTCTCGACGGTCGTTCCGGTGGTCGGGCTGCTCGCCGAGACCGCTGAGACCGGCGCCCTGCGCGAACCGCACGCCCGCGCGCTGGGAGAACTCGCGCGGGCATGGAGTCCCGACGTCGCCCACGACGCGCTCGCGAGCCCGATGATGTTCCGCGAGGAAGGAGGACCGGTCGAGGGACCGGTGCGCACCGAGCTGCTGGACCTCCTGGGCCAGTTCGGTGTGGGCAGGATGCTCGACCGGATCCGGAGCGGAACCCGTCCCGACGTCGTGTCTCTGACGAGGGAAGCCGCCGCGGCGTCCGGGCTGGCCGCGATGCGGACGCAGATCCGCAGGTCCCTCGGCAGCCGTTCCGACGTGCTCAAGGCGTCGGGTGCGCTCGAGGAGCTGATGGAGAGCGCCTACGACGCCGGCGACCGGTCGTTGTACGACGCCGCCCAGTCGATGCTCGACCGGCCCGAGATGTTCCCGCTGAAGGTGATCGGTATGGGACGGCAGCTCGCGACCGGAGAGGTCAAGCCACCGGCCGGACTCGTCGAACAGGCGTGGATCACCGTCCAGACCGGGCTTCCTCGCACCACCAAGGCGGAAGCATCCAGAGCCGCCGCCGAGTGGAAACGATGGGCCGAGCTGACCGACAGCGCCGGGCAGCGGCTCGCCCGCGTCATGGTGCGCGCCTGGCAACTGGCCGCCGAGTCGAAGTCCGGGGAGGGACCACCGTGA
- a CDS encoding Hsp70 family protein, giving the protein MPEPAPAGLAERWVLAVDFGTTNTVAAIGDANGVRMLTVDGKTIMPSAVLLEGGRGCTNKWLVGEQAVNMARRRMEWFERSPKRHIPDGSLLLGDRDVPVVEVVAAVLRVVVDEAAKQQGSQSPEAFVVTHPANWPESRVEVLKDAARTAVSHRQEWPAPEALPEPVAAAERTLGVAEVPTVARIVVLDLGGGTVDAATVDVAAADLAALDIAITDPSNTSRPEPELTVVGRPTGMDGAGGEDFDYRLAVKMTEDAGAPGLYKRLAESADPDERERAVDIRSMARAVKEELSRQAVVPASLPKSPPDLPDDTPVQVSRPQLEELIKGGEGNPLGLADAVALATEALRGAPQDGPPFAGVYLVGGSSRIPMLGMLVQQATGKPPITGGDPSTTVADGAATRALRLLEPAEHQDHGRDPPPPWWRRVLTSRVLASVVALLMVGGALAALTIPPNEPLQVPPTSPPAPPPTTSPALQSALPASDPTLAACPTAEGDECKTKILAAAHAAWPTLPEGGCKVNDSLYGVDAYSAECQTSPTTIYLVFWRRSGSLVSSLTGQMMMPTTAHFMLPGSSEKLGSQVGGTRSTPSGMRYTCAWEYQAHPVTMVLDGPNENGTVALCGTAEFLDSSAIQSALGAG; this is encoded by the coding sequence GTGCCTGAGCCGGCCCCGGCCGGCCTCGCCGAGCGGTGGGTCCTGGCCGTCGACTTCGGCACCACGAACACGGTTGCCGCGATCGGCGATGCCAACGGCGTGCGGATGTTGACAGTCGACGGCAAAACGATCATGCCGTCCGCGGTGCTGCTGGAAGGTGGACGCGGATGTACCAACAAGTGGCTCGTCGGCGAGCAGGCGGTCAACATGGCCCGGCGGCGGATGGAGTGGTTCGAGCGCTCGCCGAAGAGGCACATCCCCGACGGGTCGTTGCTGCTCGGCGATCGCGATGTGCCGGTCGTCGAAGTGGTGGCGGCGGTGCTGCGCGTCGTCGTCGACGAGGCGGCCAAGCAGCAGGGATCGCAATCGCCGGAGGCGTTCGTCGTGACGCATCCGGCCAACTGGCCGGAGTCCCGGGTCGAGGTGCTGAAGGACGCCGCGCGGACCGCGGTCTCGCACCGGCAGGAATGGCCTGCACCGGAGGCGCTGCCCGAGCCGGTCGCGGCGGCGGAACGAACGCTCGGCGTGGCCGAGGTACCGACCGTCGCTCGAATCGTCGTCCTGGATCTCGGCGGCGGCACCGTCGACGCTGCGACCGTCGACGTCGCGGCGGCCGACCTCGCGGCACTCGACATCGCGATCACCGATCCCTCGAACACCAGCAGGCCCGAGCCCGAGCTGACCGTTGTCGGCCGCCCCACGGGCATGGACGGCGCGGGAGGCGAGGACTTCGACTACCGACTCGCCGTGAAGATGACCGAGGATGCGGGTGCCCCCGGTCTCTACAAACGGCTGGCCGAGTCGGCCGATCCCGACGAGCGGGAGCGGGCTGTCGACATCCGCTCGATGGCACGAGCAGTCAAGGAGGAGCTCTCGCGGCAGGCGGTCGTCCCAGCCAGCCTGCCGAAATCCCCTCCGGACCTCCCCGACGACACGCCGGTGCAGGTCAGCCGCCCGCAGCTCGAGGAGCTGATCAAGGGTGGCGAGGGGAATCCCCTCGGGCTGGCCGACGCGGTCGCTCTGGCGACGGAGGCGCTCCGGGGCGCACCGCAGGACGGCCCCCCGTTCGCCGGGGTCTACCTCGTGGGCGGGTCGTCGCGCATCCCGATGCTCGGCATGCTCGTGCAGCAGGCGACCGGCAAGCCCCCGATCACGGGTGGTGACCCGAGCACGACCGTCGCGGACGGCGCGGCGACGCGCGCCCTCCGACTGCTGGAACCGGCCGAGCACCAGGACCACGGCCGAGACCCGCCCCCGCCGTGGTGGCGGCGCGTTCTGACCAGCCGCGTCCTGGCCAGCGTGGTCGCCTTGCTGATGGTCGGTGGGGCATTGGCCGCCCTGACGATTCCCCCGAACGAGCCCCTGCAGGTGCCGCCGACGTCGCCTCCGGCGCCGCCGCCGACGACGTCCCCTGCGCTGCAGTCGGCCCTGCCCGCGTCCGACCCGACGCTCGCTGCCTGCCCGACAGCCGAGGGGGACGAGTGCAAGACGAAGATCCTCGCCGCCGCCCACGCGGCGTGGCCGACGCTCCCCGAGGGCGGCTGCAAGGTCAACGACTCCCTCTACGGGGTTGACGCCTACTCGGCGGAGTGCCAGACGAGCCCGACCACGATCTATCTCGTCTTCTGGCGCAGGTCGGGATCCCTCGTCTCGTCCCTCACGGGCCAGATGATGATGCCGACGACGGCGCACTTCATGCTCCCGGGAAGCTCCGAGAAGCTCGGCAGCCAGGTCGGCGGGACCCGGTCGACCCCGTCCGGCATGCGCTACACCTGCGCCTGGGAGTATCAGGCCCACCCCGTGACCATGGTCCTCGACGGGCCCAACGAGAACGGGACGGTCGCCCTGTGCGGCACGGCGGAATTCCTCGACTCCTCCGCGATCCAGTCCGCACTGGGAGCGGGGTGA
- a CDS encoding PadR family transcriptional regulator, which yields MSDVRLSATSYVVLGMIALRGPSTPYELKRAVGHSVGYFWHFPHAQLYSEPDRLAGLGLLELAVEATGRRRKTYSLTDAGRTALKDWLSSPTHEHFQMRDIAELKLFFNEAGDPEDDIPALARDQIKQHEERIAVYEGMVERFGDDPHAQPRMITLELGLEMEHAALRFWSALADGDLDRLRAARSARRNRG from the coding sequence GTGAGCGATGTGCGGCTGTCCGCGACGTCGTACGTCGTGCTCGGGATGATCGCGCTGCGCGGCCCGTCCACGCCGTACGAGCTCAAGCGCGCGGTGGGCCACTCCGTCGGCTACTTCTGGCACTTCCCGCACGCCCAGCTGTACTCGGAGCCGGATCGGCTGGCCGGCCTCGGCCTGCTGGAGCTCGCCGTCGAGGCGACCGGGCGGCGGCGAAAGACGTACTCGCTCACCGATGCCGGGCGCACCGCGTTGAAGGACTGGCTCTCCTCTCCCACGCACGAGCACTTCCAGATGCGCGACATCGCCGAGCTCAAGCTCTTCTTCAACGAGGCGGGTGACCCGGAGGACGACATCCCGGCGCTGGCCCGCGACCAGATCAAGCAGCACGAGGAGCGGATCGCGGTCTACGAGGGGATGGTCGAGCGCTTCGGCGACGACCCGCACGCCCAGCCGCGGATGATCACCCTCGAGCTCGGGCTCGAGATGGAGCACGCGGCCCTGCGGTTCTGGTCGGCCCTTGCCGACGGCGACCTCGACCGCCTCCGCGCGGCCCGGTCGGCGCGTCGGAACCGGGGGTGA
- a CDS encoding response regulator transcription factor: protein MLSPAITGTVMRALAGQLRRSTRPALVEGLTEREREVLQRVALGESNAEIGAALFISPATARTYVSRLLTKLGARDRAQLVVIAYESGLASPGS from the coding sequence GTGCTGTCCCCGGCCATCACGGGCACCGTGATGCGCGCGCTCGCCGGGCAGCTGCGGCGCAGCACCCGGCCTGCGCTCGTCGAGGGGCTGACCGAGCGGGAGCGGGAGGTGCTGCAGCGCGTGGCGCTGGGGGAGTCGAACGCCGAGATCGGCGCGGCCCTCTTCATCAGCCCGGCAACGGCGCGCACCTACGTCAGCAGGTTGCTGACGAAGCTGGGCGCCCGGGACCGGGCGCAGCTCGTGGTGATCGCGTACGAGTCGGGGCTGGCCTCCCCCGGGTCGTGA